Proteins found in one Brachypodium distachyon strain Bd21 chromosome 5, Brachypodium_distachyon_v3.0, whole genome shotgun sequence genomic segment:
- the LOC100825367 gene encoding ATG8-interacting protein 1, giving the protein MSDNEKDVAEGATSRGADWEVVTLTASAYAAAPGPGGTEGGPAAESKGLDTSKDGRGSSNALLMSDHFVFPPSEHENLPIETAIKEIAPEKDVQEESTSVEDDSFKNVGRSYDVGSERIQYYDEGKNLSVDEAELKGDIAEQGSFHAEDDRHGSVVHDDDNDDGDKSDKPSDSKSRDSGPPCQCWLKKHMSCLYDQAKETNALWSVVVAAALVGLVILWRKDKLHLNCLKWRSRSAVR; this is encoded by the exons ATGTCTGATAACGAGAAAGACGTGGCGGAGGGAGCCACCTCCCGAGGTGCGGATTGGGAAGTGGTGACTCTGACAGCATCTGCCTACGCCGCAGCGCCAGGGCCTGGTGGAACGGAAGGCGGTCCTGCAGCAGAGAGCAAAGGCCTTGATACAAGCAAGGACGGGCGAGGTTCATCCAATGCGCTGCTCATGTCTGACCACTTTGTGTTTCCCCCAAGTGAGCATGAAAATCTGCCAATAGAAACCGCCATCAAGGAGATCGCTCCTGAGAAGGATGTCCAGGAAGAGAGTACCAGCGTGGAAGATGATAGCTTTAAGAATGTGGGCAGGAGCTATGATGTTGGATCTGAGAGAATCCAGTACTACGATGAGGGGAAAAACCTCTCGGTTGACGAGGCAGAGTTGAAGGGCGATATAGCTGAGCAGGGCTCATTCCACGCTGAAGATGACAGGCATGGTTCTGTTGTTCATGATGATGACAATGATGATGGTGACAAATCTGACAAGCCTTCAGACAGCAAGAGCCGAGACTCTGGTCCCCCTTGCCAATGCTGGTTGAAAAAGCATATGTCATGCTTGTATGATCAAGCTAAGGAAACAAATGCTCTCTGGTCTGTGGTGGTTGCGGCTGCCCTGGTTGGCCTTGTAATTTTGTGGCGCAAAGACAAATTGCACCTCAACTGTCTTAAATGGCGTTCTCGCTCAGCAGTGAG ATGA
- the LOC100820859 gene encoding uncharacterized protein LOC100820859 produces the protein MSKARNALVATGLLIFAGSGLAFPFFFVKSKNKPIIDSSKPLPPQATFRGPYVNTGSRDIGPDPTEYPKK, from the exons ATGTCCAAGGCACGCAATGCTTTAGTTGCCACTGGCTTGTTGATCTTTGCTGGTTCAGGCCTGGCGTTTCCCTTCTTTTTCGT CAAATCGAAGAACAAACCTATTATTGATTCGTCGAAGCCTCTGCCACCGCAGGCTACTTTCCGAGGACCGTATGTGAACACCGGATCACGCGACATAGGGCCTGATCCTACCGAGTACCCCAAGAAGTGA
- the LOC100822293 gene encoding protein YIF1B, with product MYDSYRNPNPPGMQMPPTNPQPGQFDNPFYGASSGLIKTGLGAYGEKFLGSSSEFMQSNISRYFSNPQYYFHVNDQYVRNKLKVILFPFLHRGHWTRISEPVGGRLSYKPPIYDINAPDLYIPFMAFGTFIILAGFTLGFMGKFTPEAINLQFTRGLIGWGLQIVFLKGLLYSMGGGEVPLLDLVAYGGYLFAGVSLAIVARLLWAYSYYIMMPWMSLCMGVFLVRTMKRVLFTEMRGSERHSTRQHYFLLFMAIAQFPLFFWLGSIGA from the exons ATGTATGATAGCTACAGGAATCCAAATCCTCCTGGGATGCAGATGCCCCCAACAAATCCTCAGCCTGGCCAGTTTGACAATCCATTTTATGGTGCAAGCTCGGGTTTAATTAAAACTGGATTAGGAGCATATGGGGAGAAGTTCCTCGGTTCCAGTTCAGAATTCATGCAAAGCAAC ATCAGTAGATACTTCTCCAACCCACAGTATTACTTCCATGTGAATGATCAATATGTCAGGAACAAGTTGAAAGTCATactgtttccttttcttcacAGG GGGCACTGGACTCGGATAAGTGAGCCTGTGGGTGGCCGATTGTCCTACAAACCTCCGATCTATGACATAAATGCGCCAGATCTGTACATCCCTTTCATGGCATTTGGCACCTTCATTATTCTCGCAGGCTTTACATTAGGCTTCATGGGAaa GTTCACTCCAGAAGCTATAAATCTTCAGTTTACAAGAGGGCTAATCGGATGGGGCTTACAGATAGTGTTCCTGAAAGGGCTGCTCTACTCGATGGGTGGAGGCGAGGTTCCACTCCTTGACCTAGTAGCTTACGGCGGATATCTATTTGCTGGGGTTTCCCTTGCTATTGTTGCGAGGCTCCTCTGGGCGTACTCGTACTACATTATGATGCCATGGATGAGCCTGTGCATGGGGGTGTTTCTGGTGAGGACGATGAAGAGGGTGCTCTTCACAGAGATGAGGGGGAGCGAGAGGCACTCGACGCGGCAGCACTATTTCCTACTCTTCATGGCAATTGCACAGTTTCCCCTCTTCTTCTGGCTTGGTAGCATAGGTGCATGA